In Trifolium pratense cultivar HEN17-A07 linkage group LG7, ARS_RC_1.1, whole genome shotgun sequence, a genomic segment contains:
- the LOC123900112 gene encoding uncharacterized protein LOC123900112 isoform X4, with protein sequence MGVSIGSNTESAERTLKPEEHKEAEEEEEEEEEEEEDVDFNPLFLKETLSDASSSLSSEGDGLDGNVVDSGLSMGIESDKITTNEQICSAVDSEHGEEEIVLQPSGMISQSENDKEKNDELINGTSNGFRIGEVSNTIKPRSPIIGLDNDDAICMRTRARYSLEGFSLDELETFLQETDDEDDLQNADDEEEYKKFLAAVLQGEGDGVSSHENENPDDDDEDNDADFELELEELLESDGDDNAVVETRNECDGAGRRPETRQNRRRKTSSQSERKPLGQVSRPLRPILPHWLNGHFVSGNGLMPEATPSIQSSASGNGLVNGFTPQQIGQLHCLIHEHVQLLIQVFSLSVLEPSHKQVSSQVQSLLFEMLHKRDEVLASTRTPYPAVCFTPYFPHNSVSNGKSKSVPGQCNTESASTQDAMGVRYPQYHQTSSEALNGQRSCFQNTDGSFWFPFVRGPVQSILDVAPLNLLRGYVDDINFAAQEFRKRYIESGFDLGIEKKPLFPCLPSVAGTNDEVSSRTISGANNSVSSSPGKKQPKKTLAAKLVESTKKSIALVPKEVANSSQRFLAVFNPALFPHKPPAAAVVNRILFTDAEDELLALGILEYNTDWEAIQRRFLPSKSTHQIFVRQKNRCSSKSSENSIKAVRRMKTSPLTEEEIACIHEGLKHYKSDWMAVWQYVVPHRDPVLLPRQWRVALGTQKSYKLNSPKRAKRRLYESQRRKLKATTTECGQPVSDKEDGETEIADGTDYSNVPYVHQAFLADWRPDASTFNYSEHVSSTSVVVNAGHDSISQNIQLYRGTSNYGLSGNVQHQNGNQPAFPSAYKLPLLFHSTSDFRSGGKGAPSATIPNNPVFGATSSSKYYCRPYRARKANSARLVKLAPDLPPVNLPSSVRVVSQTAFKGFQCGKSKIYPPGGGVTDVSKDNSASQIPHGEKIGIDHRAKRARPMPKDSVIHSQLERSETAEGRSFVEEEATRADLQMHPLLFQGTEEGNTPYYPFKFSTSPSSSFSFFSGRQPQLNLSLFSSSQQEGHIDRANKSLKSKSSSLRLGGIDFHPLLQKSNDTQAQTGSDAIQAEPLVSGVLDTTNVSSGLNDKSNELDLEIHLSSVPESEKSMKSRQLKAHDLIESQKIVASCATAMNAPYCQQGGRIPSPSGGKFASSAPLVVPDDNLTRYVLDDVGEQSHPEIVMEQEELSDSEEDIEEHVEFECEEMADSEGEDGSGCEQTSEVQNKFECEEMSDSEEEDGSGCEKASEVQNKEVSRADSDIQVDSSLPTTNAMPNMALTIMGMDDISSSSWLSLDSSRSEDLVQSKAMLQQVTTGEDSMSRNLTIGKTVVGEEHTVDIVQQPRLGPQVLTASRKPRTRRSKLNANIGSTDERIKP encoded by the exons GTTCAAATACTGAGTCGGCCGAAAGGACTTTGAAACCTGAGGAGCATAAAGAggcggaggaggaggaggaggaggaggaggaagaggaagaagatgtgGATTTTAATCCTTTGTTTTTAAAGGAAACACTTTCAGATGCTTCATCAAGTTTGAGTTCTGAAGGTGATGGTTTGGATGGTAATGTTGTAGATAGTGGGTTATCTATGGGTATAGAGTCGGACAAGATAACAACTAATGAGCAAATTTGTAGTGCAGTAGATTCTGAACATGGTGAGGAGGAAATTGTTTTACAGCCGTCAGGTATGATCTCTCAATCGGAGAATGATAAAGAGAAGAACGATGAGTTGATTAATGGTACTAGTAATGGTTTTAGGATAGGAGAAGTAAGCAACACAATAAAACCTCGGAGTCCAATTATAGGATTAGATAATGATGATGCTATTTGTATGCGTACTAGAGCTCGTTATTCGCTTGAAGGTTTTAGTCTTGATGAGCTTGAGACCTTTCTTCAAGAGACCGACGATGAAGATGATCTTCAAAATGCCGATGATGAAGAAGAGTATAAAAAGTTTCTAGCAGCTGTATTACAGGGTGAAGGTGATGGTGTTTCATCTCATGAAAATGAAAAtcctgatgatgatgatgaggataaTGATGCAGACTTTGAGTTAGAGCTTGAAGAGTTGCTGGAGAGTGATGGTGATGATAATGCAGTGGTAGAAACCCGAAACGAGTGTGATGGTGCTGGACGGCGACCAGAGACTAGGCAAAATAGGCGCCGAAAGACCTCTTCCCAAAGTGAGAGAAAACCATTAGGACAAGTTAGCAGGCCACTGCGCCCTATTTTGCCTCATTGGCTTAATGGACACTTTGTTTCAGGGAATGGTTTGATGCCTGAGGCTACTCCCagcattcaatcttctgcttcagGAAATGGTCTTGTTAATGGCTTTACTCCCCAGCAGATTGGTCAGTTGCACTGTTTGATACACGAGCATGTGCAACTTCTTATTCAGGTATTTTCTCTATCGGTTCTTGAGCCTTCACACAAACAGGTATCTTCTCAAGTTCAGAGTTTGCTTTTTGAGATGCTTCACAAACGGGATGAAGTATTAGCTTCAACGAGAACACCATATCCTGCTGTTTGCTTTACTCCATATTTCCCCCACAACTCTGTATCCAATGGGAAGTCCAAATCTGTCCCAGGCCAGTGCAATACAGAATCTGCTTCTACCCAAGATGCAATGGGTGTGCGGTATCCTCAATACCATCAGACCTCTTCTGAAGCTTTGAATGGGCAGCGGAGTTGTTTTCAAAATACTGACGGTTCTTTCTGGTTTCCTTTTGTAAGAGGCCCTGTGCAATCTATTCTTGATGTTGCTCCTCTTAATTTACTAAGAGGATATGTAGATGACATTAATTTTG CTGCGCAAGAGTTTCGAAAGCGGTACATTGAATCTGGTTTTGATCTGGGTATCGAAAAGAAACCTCTATTCCCTTGTTTGCCATCTGTTGCTGGAACTAACGATGAAGTTTCAAGTAGAACCATATCTGGAGCAAATAATAGTGTCTCATCTTCACctggtaaaaaacaacctaAGAAAACATTGGCTGCCAAGCTTGTTGAAAGTACCAAAAAGTCAATTGCTTTGGTACCAAAGGAAGTTGCAAACTCAAGTCAAAGATTTTTGGCCGTTTTCAATCCAGCCTTATTCCCACACAAGCCACCTGCGGCAGCAGTTGTAAATAGGATACTTTTCACTGATGCAGAGGATGA ATTACTAGCCTTAGggatattggaatataatacAGATTGGGAAGCAATTCAACGAAGATTTCTTCCCAGCAAGTCTACGCATCAG ATTTTTGTCAGGCAGAAAAATCGTTGCTCTTCAAAGTCATCAGAGAACTCAATAAAG GCAGTTCGAAGAATGAAAACCTCTCCATTGACTGAAGAGGAGATAGCATGCATTCACGAG GGACTTAAGCATTATAAATCTGATTGGATGGCAGTATGGCAATATGTTGTTCCACACAGAGATCCAGTCTTGCTTCCACGCCAATGGCGAGTTGCTCTTGGGACTCAAAAGTCTTACAAGTTAAATTCACCAAAAAGGGCGAAGCGAAGATTGTATGAGTCACAAAGAAGAAAGTTGAAAGCTACTACAACAGAATGTGGGCAACCTGTATCTGATAAAGAG GATGGTGAGACTGAAATTGCAGATGGCACGGATTATTCAAACGTTCCTTATGTCCACCAGGCATTTTTGGCAGATTGGAGACCAGACGCGTCTACTTTTAATTATTCAGAACACGTTTCCTCGACATCTGTAGTAGTTAATGCTGGCCATGattcaatttcacaaaataTTCAGCTTTATAGAGGAACTAGCAATTATGGTTTAAGTGGAAATGTTCAACATCAAAATGGTAATCAGCCTGCATTTCCATCTGCATATAAGCTTCCCCTGCTTTTTCACTCTACATCTGATTTTAGGAGTGGCGGGAAAGGTGCACCTAGTGCAACTATTCCTAATAACCCAGTTTTTGGTGCGACATCTAGCTCCAAATACTATTGTCGGCCTTATCGGGCTCGGAAGGCAAACAGCGCTCGCTTGGTGAAATTAGCACCGGATTTGCCCCCTGTAAATCTTCCATCATCTGTTCGTGTAGTTTCTCAGACTGCTTTTAAAGGTTTCCAGTGTGGAAAATCTAAGATTTATCCTCCTGGAGGTGGTGTCACTGATGTTAGTAAAGATAATTCTGCATCTCAAATTCCCCATGGTGAGAAAATTGGAATCGATCATCGTGCTAAGCGTGCAAGACCTATGCCAAAAGACAGTGTGATACATTCTCAATTAGAAAGGTCTGAAACTGCTGAAGGCAGATCTTTTGTGGAAGAGGAAGCCACTCGTGCTGATCTGCAAATGCATCCTCTTTTGTTCCAGGGCACTGAAGAGGGTAATACACCTTATTATCCATTTAAATTTAGTACCAGTCCTTCTAGCTCCTTCAGCTTCTTCTCAGGAAGACAGCCGCAATTAAATCTGAGTCTGTTCAGTAGTTCACAACAAGAAGGGCACATTGATCGTGCTAACAAGTCCTTGAAGTCAAAGAGTTCCTCATTAAGGTTAGGAGGCATTGATTTTCATCCACTCCTGCAGAAATCTAACGATACACAAGCACAAACTGGTTCTGATGCTATTCAGGCTGAACCACTTGTTAGTGGTGTGCTTGATACAACTAATGTATCTTCTGGCCTTAATGACAAATCTAATGAACTTGACTTGGAGATTCATCTAAGTTCTGTACCAGAAAGTGAGAAATCTATGAAAAGTAGACAGCTAAAGGCACATGATCTTATAGAGTCGCAGAAAATCGTAGCTAGTTGTGCAACAGCAATGAATGCTCCATATTGTCAGCAGGGTGGTAGAATTCCTTCACCTAGCGGTGGCAAATTTGCTTCAAGTGCCCCTTTAGTCGTTCCTGATGATAACCTTACCAGATATGTTCTAGATGATGTTGGTGAACAGTCTCATCCTGAGATAGTGATGGAGCAAGAAGAGTTAAGCGATTCTGAAGAAGATATTGAAGAACATGTCGAGTTTGAGTGTGAGGAGATGGCTGATTCTGAGGGAGAGGATGGTTCAGGATGTGAACAAACCTCTGAGGTTCAAAATAAG tttgAGTGTGAAGAGATGTCTGATTCTGAGGAAGAGGATGGTTCAGGATGTGAAAAAGCTTCTGAGGTTCAAAATAAG GAGGTCTCAAGAGCCGATTCTGATATTCAAGTTGATTCTAGTCTCCCTACAACTAATGCTATGCCAAATATGGCTTTGACTATTATGGGAATGGATGACATAAGTAGTTCGTCGTGGCTAAGTTTAGACTCAAGTAGATCAGAAGATCTTGTACAATCAAAGGCTATGCTTCAGCAGGTAACAACTGGCGAAGATTCTATGTCCAGAAACTTAACAATTGGTAAAACAGTCGTGGGGGAGGAACATACCGTAGACATTGTACAACAGCCAAGACTAGGTCCTCAAGTGTTAACAGCATCACGAAAACCCAGGACGCGTCGTAGCAAATTGAATGCAAATATAGGATCAACTGATGAAAGAATCAAACCATGA
- the LOC123900112 gene encoding uncharacterized protein LOC123900112 isoform X3, which produces MLVSGRSPPPLSASLAVAVAAHTGSNTESAERTLKPEEHKEAEEEEEEEEEEEEDVDFNPLFLKETLSDASSSLSSEGDGLDGNVVDSGLSMGIESDKITTNEQICSAVDSEHGEEEIVLQPSGMISQSENDKEKNDELINGTSNGFRIGEVSNTIKPRSPIIGLDNDDAICMRTRARYSLEGFSLDELETFLQETDDEDDLQNADDEEEYKKFLAAVLQGEGDGVSSHENENPDDDDEDNDADFELELEELLESDGDDNAVVETRNECDGAGRRPETRQNRRRKTSSQSERKPLGQVSRPLRPILPHWLNGHFVSGNGLMPEATPSIQSSASGNGLVNGFTPQQIGQLHCLIHEHVQLLIQVFSLSVLEPSHKQVSSQVQSLLFEMLHKRDEVLASTRTPYPAVCFTPYFPHNSVSNGKSKSVPGQCNTESASTQDAMGVRYPQYHQTSSEALNGQRSCFQNTDGSFWFPFVRGPVQSILDVAPLNLLRGYVDDINFAAQEFRKRYIESGFDLGIEKKPLFPCLPSVAGTNDEVSSRTISGANNSVSSSPGKKQPKKTLAAKLVESTKKSIALVPKEVANSSQRFLAVFNPALFPHKPPAAAVVNRILFTDAEDELLALGILEYNTDWEAIQRRFLPSKSTHQIFVRQKNRCSSKSSENSIKAVRRMKTSPLTEEEIACIHEGLKHYKSDWMAVWQYVVPHRDPVLLPRQWRVALGTQKSYKLNSPKRAKRRLYESQRRKLKATTTECGQPVSDKEDGETEIADGTDYSNVPYVHQAFLADWRPDASTFNYSEHVSSTSVVVNAGHDSISQNIQLYRGTSNYGLSGNVQHQNGNQPAFPSAYKLPLLFHSTSDFRSGGKGAPSATIPNNPVFGATSSSKYYCRPYRARKANSARLVKLAPDLPPVNLPSSVRVVSQTAFKGFQCGKSKIYPPGGGVTDVSKDNSASQIPHGEKIGIDHRAKRARPMPKDSVIHSQLERSETAEGRSFVEEEATRADLQMHPLLFQGTEEGNTPYYPFKFSTSPSSSFSFFSGRQPQLNLSLFSSSQQEGHIDRANKSLKSKSSSLRLGGIDFHPLLQKSNDTQAQTGSDAIQAEPLVSGVLDTTNVSSGLNDKSNELDLEIHLSSVPESEKSMKSRQLKAHDLIESQKIVASCATAMNAPYCQQGGRIPSPSGGKFASSAPLVVPDDNLTRYVLDDVGEQSHPEIVMEQEELSDSEEDIEEHVEFECEEMADSEGEDGSGCEQTSEVQNKFECEEMSDSEEEDGSGCEKASEVQNKEVSRADSDIQVDSSLPTTNAMPNMALTIMGMDDISSSSWLSLDSSRSEDLVQSKAMLQQVTTGEDSMSRNLTIGKTVVGEEHTVDIVQQPRLGPQVLTASRKPRTRRSKLNANIGSTDERIKP; this is translated from the exons GTTCAAATACTGAGTCGGCCGAAAGGACTTTGAAACCTGAGGAGCATAAAGAggcggaggaggaggaggaggaggaggaggaagaggaagaagatgtgGATTTTAATCCTTTGTTTTTAAAGGAAACACTTTCAGATGCTTCATCAAGTTTGAGTTCTGAAGGTGATGGTTTGGATGGTAATGTTGTAGATAGTGGGTTATCTATGGGTATAGAGTCGGACAAGATAACAACTAATGAGCAAATTTGTAGTGCAGTAGATTCTGAACATGGTGAGGAGGAAATTGTTTTACAGCCGTCAGGTATGATCTCTCAATCGGAGAATGATAAAGAGAAGAACGATGAGTTGATTAATGGTACTAGTAATGGTTTTAGGATAGGAGAAGTAAGCAACACAATAAAACCTCGGAGTCCAATTATAGGATTAGATAATGATGATGCTATTTGTATGCGTACTAGAGCTCGTTATTCGCTTGAAGGTTTTAGTCTTGATGAGCTTGAGACCTTTCTTCAAGAGACCGACGATGAAGATGATCTTCAAAATGCCGATGATGAAGAAGAGTATAAAAAGTTTCTAGCAGCTGTATTACAGGGTGAAGGTGATGGTGTTTCATCTCATGAAAATGAAAAtcctgatgatgatgatgaggataaTGATGCAGACTTTGAGTTAGAGCTTGAAGAGTTGCTGGAGAGTGATGGTGATGATAATGCAGTGGTAGAAACCCGAAACGAGTGTGATGGTGCTGGACGGCGACCAGAGACTAGGCAAAATAGGCGCCGAAAGACCTCTTCCCAAAGTGAGAGAAAACCATTAGGACAAGTTAGCAGGCCACTGCGCCCTATTTTGCCTCATTGGCTTAATGGACACTTTGTTTCAGGGAATGGTTTGATGCCTGAGGCTACTCCCagcattcaatcttctgcttcagGAAATGGTCTTGTTAATGGCTTTACTCCCCAGCAGATTGGTCAGTTGCACTGTTTGATACACGAGCATGTGCAACTTCTTATTCAGGTATTTTCTCTATCGGTTCTTGAGCCTTCACACAAACAGGTATCTTCTCAAGTTCAGAGTTTGCTTTTTGAGATGCTTCACAAACGGGATGAAGTATTAGCTTCAACGAGAACACCATATCCTGCTGTTTGCTTTACTCCATATTTCCCCCACAACTCTGTATCCAATGGGAAGTCCAAATCTGTCCCAGGCCAGTGCAATACAGAATCTGCTTCTACCCAAGATGCAATGGGTGTGCGGTATCCTCAATACCATCAGACCTCTTCTGAAGCTTTGAATGGGCAGCGGAGTTGTTTTCAAAATACTGACGGTTCTTTCTGGTTTCCTTTTGTAAGAGGCCCTGTGCAATCTATTCTTGATGTTGCTCCTCTTAATTTACTAAGAGGATATGTAGATGACATTAATTTTG CTGCGCAAGAGTTTCGAAAGCGGTACATTGAATCTGGTTTTGATCTGGGTATCGAAAAGAAACCTCTATTCCCTTGTTTGCCATCTGTTGCTGGAACTAACGATGAAGTTTCAAGTAGAACCATATCTGGAGCAAATAATAGTGTCTCATCTTCACctggtaaaaaacaacctaAGAAAACATTGGCTGCCAAGCTTGTTGAAAGTACCAAAAAGTCAATTGCTTTGGTACCAAAGGAAGTTGCAAACTCAAGTCAAAGATTTTTGGCCGTTTTCAATCCAGCCTTATTCCCACACAAGCCACCTGCGGCAGCAGTTGTAAATAGGATACTTTTCACTGATGCAGAGGATGA ATTACTAGCCTTAGggatattggaatataatacAGATTGGGAAGCAATTCAACGAAGATTTCTTCCCAGCAAGTCTACGCATCAG ATTTTTGTCAGGCAGAAAAATCGTTGCTCTTCAAAGTCATCAGAGAACTCAATAAAG GCAGTTCGAAGAATGAAAACCTCTCCATTGACTGAAGAGGAGATAGCATGCATTCACGAG GGACTTAAGCATTATAAATCTGATTGGATGGCAGTATGGCAATATGTTGTTCCACACAGAGATCCAGTCTTGCTTCCACGCCAATGGCGAGTTGCTCTTGGGACTCAAAAGTCTTACAAGTTAAATTCACCAAAAAGGGCGAAGCGAAGATTGTATGAGTCACAAAGAAGAAAGTTGAAAGCTACTACAACAGAATGTGGGCAACCTGTATCTGATAAAGAG GATGGTGAGACTGAAATTGCAGATGGCACGGATTATTCAAACGTTCCTTATGTCCACCAGGCATTTTTGGCAGATTGGAGACCAGACGCGTCTACTTTTAATTATTCAGAACACGTTTCCTCGACATCTGTAGTAGTTAATGCTGGCCATGattcaatttcacaaaataTTCAGCTTTATAGAGGAACTAGCAATTATGGTTTAAGTGGAAATGTTCAACATCAAAATGGTAATCAGCCTGCATTTCCATCTGCATATAAGCTTCCCCTGCTTTTTCACTCTACATCTGATTTTAGGAGTGGCGGGAAAGGTGCACCTAGTGCAACTATTCCTAATAACCCAGTTTTTGGTGCGACATCTAGCTCCAAATACTATTGTCGGCCTTATCGGGCTCGGAAGGCAAACAGCGCTCGCTTGGTGAAATTAGCACCGGATTTGCCCCCTGTAAATCTTCCATCATCTGTTCGTGTAGTTTCTCAGACTGCTTTTAAAGGTTTCCAGTGTGGAAAATCTAAGATTTATCCTCCTGGAGGTGGTGTCACTGATGTTAGTAAAGATAATTCTGCATCTCAAATTCCCCATGGTGAGAAAATTGGAATCGATCATCGTGCTAAGCGTGCAAGACCTATGCCAAAAGACAGTGTGATACATTCTCAATTAGAAAGGTCTGAAACTGCTGAAGGCAGATCTTTTGTGGAAGAGGAAGCCACTCGTGCTGATCTGCAAATGCATCCTCTTTTGTTCCAGGGCACTGAAGAGGGTAATACACCTTATTATCCATTTAAATTTAGTACCAGTCCTTCTAGCTCCTTCAGCTTCTTCTCAGGAAGACAGCCGCAATTAAATCTGAGTCTGTTCAGTAGTTCACAACAAGAAGGGCACATTGATCGTGCTAACAAGTCCTTGAAGTCAAAGAGTTCCTCATTAAGGTTAGGAGGCATTGATTTTCATCCACTCCTGCAGAAATCTAACGATACACAAGCACAAACTGGTTCTGATGCTATTCAGGCTGAACCACTTGTTAGTGGTGTGCTTGATACAACTAATGTATCTTCTGGCCTTAATGACAAATCTAATGAACTTGACTTGGAGATTCATCTAAGTTCTGTACCAGAAAGTGAGAAATCTATGAAAAGTAGACAGCTAAAGGCACATGATCTTATAGAGTCGCAGAAAATCGTAGCTAGTTGTGCAACAGCAATGAATGCTCCATATTGTCAGCAGGGTGGTAGAATTCCTTCACCTAGCGGTGGCAAATTTGCTTCAAGTGCCCCTTTAGTCGTTCCTGATGATAACCTTACCAGATATGTTCTAGATGATGTTGGTGAACAGTCTCATCCTGAGATAGTGATGGAGCAAGAAGAGTTAAGCGATTCTGAAGAAGATATTGAAGAACATGTCGAGTTTGAGTGTGAGGAGATGGCTGATTCTGAGGGAGAGGATGGTTCAGGATGTGAACAAACCTCTGAGGTTCAAAATAAG tttgAGTGTGAAGAGATGTCTGATTCTGAGGAAGAGGATGGTTCAGGATGTGAAAAAGCTTCTGAGGTTCAAAATAAG GAGGTCTCAAGAGCCGATTCTGATATTCAAGTTGATTCTAGTCTCCCTACAACTAATGCTATGCCAAATATGGCTTTGACTATTATGGGAATGGATGACATAAGTAGTTCGTCGTGGCTAAGTTTAGACTCAAGTAGATCAGAAGATCTTGTACAATCAAAGGCTATGCTTCAGCAGGTAACAACTGGCGAAGATTCTATGTCCAGAAACTTAACAATTGGTAAAACAGTCGTGGGGGAGGAACATACCGTAGACATTGTACAACAGCCAAGACTAGGTCCTCAAGTGTTAACAGCATCACGAAAACCCAGGACGCGTCGTAGCAAATTGAATGCAAATATAGGATCAACTGATGAAAGAATCAAACCATGA